A DNA window from Paenibacillus andongensis contains the following coding sequences:
- a CDS encoding MBL fold metallo-hydrolase, giving the protein MNGKFQNPVPTMMNMGIGNTVGILLDFAKSSPNRRPMTPLAMETPNLTKDMETKVTWFGHSASLLTIDGKALLLDPMFGKAPSPFPWFGKGRYSGGLPFEIAQLPVIDAVILSHDHYDHLDYGSIMKIKHKVNKFFVPLGVGGHLIRWGVQPEKIEEYDWWDEFAFEGLALACTPAIHFSGRSMTDRGASLWCSWVIKGRQSKIFFSGDSGYSPHFKEIGLKYGPFDLTLMECGQYDDRWSDIHMMPEETVKAHMDVNGKLMIPIHWGAFTLALHDWTDPVERATRAAHANKVSIVTPKIGQTVTVDAADYPIETWWK; this is encoded by the coding sequence TTGAATGGGAAATTCCAAAATCCTGTCCCGACCATGATGAATATGGGCATTGGGAATACGGTCGGGATCTTGCTAGATTTTGCGAAAAGCAGTCCTAATCGACGTCCAATGACGCCATTAGCGATGGAAACACCTAATTTGACCAAGGATATGGAAACGAAAGTGACCTGGTTTGGTCATTCGGCCTCCTTGCTAACGATCGATGGAAAAGCCCTATTATTAGATCCCATGTTCGGCAAAGCTCCTTCGCCGTTTCCATGGTTCGGGAAGGGAAGATATAGCGGTGGATTGCCTTTTGAAATTGCGCAGCTGCCCGTGATTGATGCCGTCATTTTGTCACATGACCATTATGATCATTTGGATTATGGATCGATCATGAAAATAAAGCATAAAGTGAATAAGTTTTTTGTCCCGCTTGGGGTTGGCGGTCATCTGATCAGATGGGGTGTGCAGCCAGAGAAGATCGAAGAGTATGATTGGTGGGATGAGTTTGCGTTTGAAGGTTTAGCGTTGGCCTGTACGCCAGCTATACACTTTTCGGGGAGAAGCATGACAGATCGTGGTGCATCCCTTTGGTGTTCGTGGGTGATCAAAGGAAGACAATCCAAGATCTTCTTCAGTGGTGATAGTGGGTATTCCCCTCATTTCAAAGAAATTGGGCTAAAATATGGTCCGTTCGATCTTACTCTGATGGAGTGTGGTCAATACGATGATCGCTGGTCTGATATTCATATGATGCCGGAAGAAACGGTGAAAGCCCATATGGATGTGAATGGTAAGCTGATGATTCCGATACATTGGGGGGCGTTCACGCTGGCTTTACATGATTGGACAGATCCGGTAGAGCGTGCCACAAGGGCAGCGCATGCTAACAAAGTGTCAATTGTCACACCGAAAATAGGTCAAACGGTCACCGTTGATGCTGCGGATTATCCGATAGAAACTTGGTGGAAGTAG
- a CDS encoding YjcZ family sporulation protein: protein MSCGTGVGYTSSAAILVLFILLVIITSAFVW, encoded by the coding sequence ATGAGTTGTGGAACTGGCGTAGGTTATACTTCTTCAGCAGCAATCTTGGTACTGTTCATTTTATTGGTTATCATCACTAGCGCTTTTGTTTGGTAA